Genomic DNA from Urocitellus parryii isolate mUroPar1 chromosome 5, mUroPar1.hap1, whole genome shotgun sequence:
CCCCTCTTCTGAGGGGACCAGCTAACAGGCTCAGCGAGTGCCGTGTCACAGTGTGGGACTTCTCTGGACATAGCTGATCTCAGCGGTAGGGCCTCAAGAGAAGAGGCTGGAACTGCTGCCACAGACACAGTGGGAGGGCCAGTCCTGAGGCCACCACAGAACCCCTGTTCCATCCCTGGTCTCCTCACCATGTTGAAGAGTCTTGATGGAGCTGCTCTTGACTTGGTCTTCTCCAAGTAGGTGTCCCAGTTGAAAGTTTGTGTCTCATACCCTGGAAGAAAGGGTAGGGGAAGCAGGAAGTAGGAAGTTGGTCAGGGATAAGGGACACACCATCTGAAGAGTCACTACAACTTGGTCAGGCCCAGCCTGCAGTCTCCATAGcaactctttcttccttcctttctgggcTGGCACCTGTTCTATGACCACAATCTTGTTGCACAGGTTGTTCACTGGCCAACGGCACAAGTGGAAGCTCCATTTACCAACCAGACACTGGCCATGGAGCTGACTCGGCCCAGGCAGTGTAATGGCTAGCGGTGGCTGTTACCTCCCCCATACTGAGACTCCATGCCCCAGGGCTGACTTGACCAGCAGTCCGGGCCTGTGGCCTCATCCTGCAGGGCCAGCACTTGTTGCTACACCAGCCTTACCTTTTGGGGGTGTGAGCTCAATGTCATTCTTTTGGCAGAAGGTGGCTGGGAAGATGGCATGGGAAGAGGCATGGTAACAGAACCAGTCCGAGCCATCTGTGGAGGGCCCCCCGTCCACACAGATCATCAGGTAGCCGTCCAGGAGAACCTAGGGCAGGCGTGGGGCAGACACACAGCCTGCCGTGAGCCTCAGCCTCTCTGAGAAGATGGCTGTAGCAGGGGCCGAGGCAGATGAGTCTGACCGCATGTGGAGCCCACCTTCCCAAGAATACGGAGCCGCCCTTGCAGAGTGCCCAGGGCTCCTGTGACACCCTTGTGTGTCATCAGGCGATTTACTCTAAACAGTTAACACCACACCAACAGGGAACACATCTGTTGTTGCCACTGTTGGTGTGTGAGCTCGGGGCCCAGCATGGCGCAGGCGGGACGGAGAAGTCAGCAGCACCCTCCAGCAGGGACAAGGGAGGTGCTGCTCCTCAGGCAGTGGCAATAACAGAGGAGGCTAGGAGCCTGGCATGGCCCTTGGCTAGGCCTGCACAAAAGGAGATGGCCAAAGGCAGGAAGGCTCTGGTGAGGTGACAGGGTGGGGCTGGCACTTGAGTCAGGGCCAGGCTCAGGTGTTCAATATGCACGTGTTCCTGACACGAAGCAGGCAAGGCTCCACTCAGAGTCAGACACAGCAGGAGCAGCCAGCGAAGGCCCCGAGTCTGACAGCGAGAGCACCGCTGTGTACCATCAGCCACGACAGAGGTGGGAGGGTGGCCCAGGCTCACCTTGCAGATGGTCGCCACGCAGATGTTGCCCAGGTTCAGCGGGTCAATGGCCTCCAGCTTCATCCCCTCCTCAAACCAGCCGCCCTCTGTGTAGACAGCTCTTACCTTAAAAGGAATAGGGTGATTGGGGGAAGATGGGAGGAACAGGCATCATACAACCTGGGcctgggaagcagaggcaggaagagccaACCCCAGGGAGAAGCCAGGCTCCCGAGACCTGGCGTGGACGGTGGCCAGGGAGGAAGGCACCCACGGCTGTGCCTCACCTTCTTGAACAGGTAAGGAACAGCATCACAGTAGATTTTCCGGAAGGTAGGATGATGGGCCATGTCACTTCGCCTCTCTTTTGAGCAGACGGAGGgagtgaggaagagaaaggagtcGGAAGGTGGTTCCGGGACCATGCCCACGCCTCCCAGAAACCCTGGCTACTCAGCCTCTGCTCTGGGCGGTGTGCCAGCCCTCTAGATTGGAGGGCACAGGCTTAACCAGGAAGAATCAGAAGCTCTGTGGGGACTACACGGCCCTCCAGACCTAGACCCTCATGACATCAGGACCAGAGcatctgggttcaaatcttggtTTTACCACTTACACACTGGGCTGAGTGACCTCGGTCATGTCCCTCAGCCTCTCTGGACTCCAGTACCATCCTCTGCAGGGTGGTGATGGTCCTGAGGGGCAGGGCACTCCCAGTCTGGGGTCACGCTGGCCTGGGGCTCTACTGACCTGACATCTTGATGCTATGGCCAACACGCCGTGACCAACCCACTGGATGGATCAGGGGGCTCCACATGTGGCACCAAAAGtcatcatcactgtcaccatCCTCATAGAGGAGCCGCAGGCGACCCCCGATTACTGTGTCCACCACAGCCATTCGGGTCCGTGACACCTGGGACTTGTCCACAACCTCAAGGCGCATGCCCTGCCGAAAGGGGTACTTCATGCTCTCCACCATCTGCAACGACATCGGGACACAGGTGTGCTGCTGCCTCCTCCGTCTGCCGCCCCGCTCTTAAGTCAGTGGAGGACAGGGAGGGTGTGGTAGAATCACTCCAGACAGGAAGGCAGGGGCGGGGCAGGTGGCCCTCCCTTCCCACAGGTTCCCTAGAAAAGCATCAAAGACAGGCACACGGCTCTCAGTGGGTGCCCCGCTTCACCTCACCAAACTCCAGTAAGTCAAATCAAGAGGCTGGACCTACAAGACCTACTTTAGACCAAGAAAATGGAAGTGATCCAGAGTCGAACAGATTCCAATGCCAGAGCTGGGCCTGGAACCTGTGTTACCGTGGTCTGCACTGGCCCCCAGGCACCTCCCACTCCCCTCTACCTCCTGGCCCCCTGCAGATACAAGACTTGTATCCAGGAAACTGAGGACCTGTGTCTCCACATGTCCAAATGCAGCTCTGACTCCAAAGGGCTGTGGTTCTGAAATGTTTCCAGAGCACCTTGGTAGCAATCCATGCCCTCTATCCCAACAAGGGGACAGTGACCAAGACATCCATGTGCTGCCCTGCAAAACCACAGTGGTGGGGCATGACTGAGGGGCTTTCCAGCTCCAGGCCACTGCTGGCTCAGGGAAAGGTGGCCCGCCTGGGTTTTGGTGATGACATTATATGAGCAATGCTATTTCCAAACATGTCAGGAGCACCTTGGAGTCACAAAGAAGCCATCAGGAAGAGTGAACCCAGGATCTTAGCCCAGACAGATCTTTCAGGCCCCAAGCTCAAGACCTAGAATACACCCTGACACCAACTGTCCGTCCTCATGGTAGCAGCTCCAGCTCATTTGGGAGGGTGGACAGTGCAGGGGCCTGGGTTGGGCTGCCTGTCAGACATATCCCCTTCCTCTACGGCCGCAAGGCAGGGCCCAAACCTAGTGGCACTTGACCCCCTTATTTGTTTAGAACAACACAGTGAGTGCTGAACTCTGCACAGGCAGCAGTGAGCAGCTGCTCAGCACAGAGCTCGGCACACAGCAGTGACCAGGGAATGTTCTCGAGTGAACAAATGCACAAATCAGCGTGCACACCGGCCTTGGCTGATGGGCCTTTGTTCTTTCAGAACACTAGCAAGCACTGGCTTTGTTATAGGGCTCAAAGGGCCACACACCCTATCCTGccttccccagccccaatcttCTGGGAGCGACTGCTGAGTGATAGAGCAAGGGGAAAGGCCTTGCTCACTGGCTGCGCTCTCCATGTCAAGGCACACGCTGCTTCCCCCTCTTCTTGGGACAGTGGCCTCCTAAGCACTGGTTCCCGAGAAGCCTGTCTGGAACTCTGGTCCCCATGAGTACTCTCATGGTGCCTTCCAGTCCTCGCCCAGTCATCTTGCCTCAATCACCTCCTTCGGCTTTAGTGTCCCCTCTTGTTTTTGGCattagaggttgaacccaggggcacttaaccactgagccacatccccagccctttttaatttttattttgagacagggtccaatccccaagttggtgggattacaggtgtgtacaaccatgcctggcttgtttcCCCTCTTGAGCATACTACAGGACAGGAGGGTATGTGACAGTCAGCCCATGCTTGCCGACTTGTCCACATGGAACCCTGTCTTTCTACCCAGAATCAACCCCTTTTAACTTAAGCAAAACTGAGGCCACCTTGTGATTCCTAATAGTCTGCATCACACATCATCACCAGCCTTATCCTAAGATAGGTGCTGGCAGAGAAAGTGAATGATCACCTCCCATCACCCAGTCTGTCGACTATGGGCACTATGGGACACACGAGACAAAGCTTGGTTTTGTTGAAGAacatggagccaggcatggtgatgcctGCTACAACCCTGGCCATCATGAGGGGCCACTGGCAACTAGCAggatctatctcaaaataaaaagttaaaataaagggctggggatgtggctcaagtggtagcgtgatcgtctggcgtgcgtgcggcccgggttcgatcctcagcaccacatacaaacaaagatattgtgtccgccgaaaactaaaaaataaatattaaaaaaaaaaaaagttaaaataaaacaaggggctggggatgtggctcaagcagtaatgcgctcgcctggcatgcacagggcgctgggtttgatcctcagcaccacataaaaataaaataaagatgtcgtgtccaccgaaaactaaaagatatatattaaaaaattatctctctctctctctaaaaaaaaaaaaaaaacaagggctggggattggctcagtgcTGCTGAGCCAAACAAAGACTATAGAGAACAAGAAAAAGCACCCGCATGGAAGGTAAGTAGCAGGTAAGTAGTACCTGGTAAATTCAAGTCATTTCTACTTTGAGAAAGGGCGAGCAAGCCAGGGAATGCTTCTCTAGGATGCTCTGAGCCACTCCCTCTCCCAGGGTGACTCTCCACTAGCTAAGGCCCACGGTGGACCACCTTTCCACCAGTGCCTTGGGTGGGACAGGCCCAACTTCCATTCCATCTTTACATCCCACTGTTGCCTTCCACGCCAGACATATCCTGCCTATCAGGACAAAATTCAAAAGCCTGAAGGCTGCTGGATCCTGGCTCTTCCTCTGAGACAGGCCAGTCCAGCCCTGGGAGTCCTTGCAATGTGTTCCCTGTGCCCTGCTGTGAGGCTTACCAGGGCCACATGGGAACCTCACATGCAGCCCAGGCACCTACACAGGAGGAGACCTTCTAACCCTTTTGATTGGATGCCATGTGCACATGTGACTTAAAGTTAAAGAacaaagtagtttaaaaaaaaattaaatactacaCAGATGATTCTGGGGCACATCCCTATTTCCACATAATTAATTGTGTATAtgactttcatttcctttgccagACCAGGGATTCTTGAATGACAGTGTCTATATTCTTTGTGTTCCCATGGTGCTCTGTATACAAGTACATAATAACATCTATTATGTGAAAACTCTGGAAAATGCAAATGAGCAAAGGTAAGGATCTGGAAAAGCAAAGGCTGACAAAGCAACATGACTGATGTGGCCAGATCAGGGTCTGGATGGGGAGGTAGGCTGCCACCACCAAGGTAGTGTTGGACTCTGTCCTGCAGAAATGTGGAGCCACCGAAGATCATCCCAGCAAGGGGGTCTCAGAAAAACACTGCACTGAGGGGATGGGGCAGTGTtactcagtggtagggcatttgccttgcatgcacaaggcctcaggttcaatccccagcactgcacccacacaacaaaaattaattcaatactGCAATGAATAACAGGAAGGACAGAGCAAAACGGGAagagtgggagggagagcagcTAAGAGTCCCAGAGGGCTCCTGTCAGACCTTGATATGGAAATCCACAGGAAGTGTCCTGGAGCCTACCAACCGCTTCATGAGGTAGCCTTTCCAGTCGGTGAACTTGGCATGGATGGCTGTGGAGACACCGGCATAATCCTGGTTACAGCCTGGCAGTATCCTCACCCACCCAGAGATCATCAGAGGGgactgaataatttatttatgtcACTTCAGGCCAGCAATGACTTTGTCTTACAAAACCAGAGTCCACAACATGGCTTGGCCCAGAAgccaggaggacaggagggaaggaagCAAGAAGCAAGTGGGTTCTGCTCTAGCCCAAGAGGCTCTGCCTCTACGCAGGGCCCTCGGGAACCAGGACAGGGAAAGTTCTCATCAACTCACTCCGGGGAGGCACCAGGATCTTGCTATTGATGGCACACCACCCAATGGGGTGGACATCCACAGTTCCCAGGTTGCACCAGAAGTCATGGCTGGCATCATTTTCAAAGCCTTCATACCGGAGCAACACCCGGTACCCTGAAAGGAAAGGtgagggaggatgggaaaggaACATTCCTAGGCCTTTCTTATTCTCCAGCCTAAGTCAGAAATCCCACTTCCTATTCCAAGAACTCCTTCCAGGCAAATGAAGCCCCTGTTGTCCAAAACAAAACGAATCCAAGCCAATTATTTGGAAATGTTATGGTAGTATGATGGTGAGACTGATTTTCTATACCCTGACTATCCCCGCAATAAAACTATAGTTTCCAAGCTTGCCCAGCGCCATCGTCCCCTCTAAGACAGGACAATCCCAAgaagaagaacagagatgccagtgggCGGGTTTTAATTTATAAAGCCAATTTCTGCCTGCACTACTGCCTTCCGGCTTGAGATGTCACTCTACAGACATCTCAGGTGCTGCCCTGGCCAGAGGAACACCCACCTGCTGCCTGGATGACGGAGGCGATCCAGTACACCCGGCTGGGGAGTACAGCATCACTGTTGAGCACCTCCACCTTCATCCCCTTCATCACGTCCTCCCACTGGTCATACAGCGGGACCTGTGTGGCCACAAGAGCATTCAAGGTGGGGAGTGAGCTTCCTGGGCTGGCAGGAGAGAGCCCCTGAGGCCTGAGTCACATCCTTCTCTACCTCAACTTTTCATGTCGCCTCTGTGTACAGGAAACTAGGCTAGTACTAGTACTCAGAGATGAGCAGGGCGAGCCCACTATCCCTGAAGAGCTGAGCTGGAACAGGGGTGGGAGAATGGGGGCAGGCCAGGGGACAGGTGGAGGTCCAGAGTCACAGACCTAAGTTCTAAACATTACAGGGCTAGCCCCCAGTCATGTCAACCGGGGTATAACACATCTTGGCAAGCCTCAGTCTCTTTGTTACCATGTCAGCCTGGACAGTAACACATTttagcacttactgtgtgccaggcactgttcttgGTGCAAACACCAATACCTATCGTCACTTAACTTGGGCAGTAAGTATCATGACCCCTTGTTCACAGAACTGCCTTGCCTCATGCTATCCCTGGCATGTCCTTCTCCTTAGTAGTGGGCTACCTGAGGCTGCCTTCCTAGTACATAAGATGCTTCTCTGCCAATGGTACCTTGATTCTACCTTGAGAAAGCAGAATAATTTTTTCATTCTCAAGCCTGACCTAAGCCAGTCGAGGTGTTCTATCCATCTCCCTGGGCACAGATATTGGTTTGTCACTGAACCTGGAAATAGTTGTGCTGGCCCAGACACATAGGGGCAGGTTTCTACAGAGCATATTGAATCTAGTGTGTTAAATGCAAGTACAATGTAACTCCCCTGCAAGGACAGTGCTGGGAGCCCTAGAGAATCTGGGCAAAGAAGAGGTTGCCCCAGTAAGGAGGATGCAGTCTTCATCAGCAACTCAGAGGAGTAGAGCCAGTTAACCGAGTAGAGAGCCAACTTGTCAACCGTGCAAGGCACTTCCCAGCATTCAGGAGCAGTTCAGAAAGGAGGGTAGACAGTGGGTTTTTTTCTGGCTAGAGGAGTCCTCAGGACTCAAGAGGTCTGGACTTCAGGGAATGGCAGTGAAAGACAAATGAAGACCCTGCTACAGGTGTTCCCCCAGGCCTGCAGGCTATTGTGGGTTACAGTGGCTAGGTATTAAGTTCCTGACCTCAAGCCCACCCCACCAGGATCTTGCCCTTCTGGTTCCTCAGTGATAGGAGCAAGAGAGTCTTCTGCAGAGGTTGGTCCAGGAGCTATCCACACCTGCCTCCTGCCACCAAGGGGCCCAACCAGTATAAAAGCACTATGCTTTCAACAGGAAAAACGCTAAATAGTGGGGAGAAATGGGAGAAGGGCTTCAAAATTGGAAAGGCCCTCAGGGAACGgctgggggtagctcagtggtagagagtgcaCCCTGCAATCATGAAGACCTGGATCCCACCCCCAgcaccaagaagaaaaagaaaaagaaaaagaagggtcCTTAGATATCAATTAACGTAGTGTAAATAAGCCAGGTAGGGACCTCAGGGAGGAGTTGCAGCTGAGCCCGGGGGGTGGGTAGGTGGGGGGGACCCTTAACAAGTGTCAGCAGGGGGTTTTCTGAGAAGCAGACGGAAAGGCACATGGAGCTATGGCAAGCCGGGGCTTCTCCACGCAGACCTGCCCACTGTTCTCTCCGGAGTGTGgctgtcctgtgaggtgggaagCACCAAAGCCAGCCCGTGCCCATCCCTggctgtccctccctccctgtcagGGCACTCACGTGTTTAAAGCAGCTGACAGGAGCAGCCTTGTAACTGTGATCCTTCAGGAACTTCCCCCAGTCAAAACCCAAGACCAGAGCTGCAgagcagaaagaggaagagtGGAGGCTGAGGACCCACACAGCCATGCTAGGGACCTGCACCCTGAGGATCCAGGCAAGGCACAGAAGCAGGGCCCTTTCCTCAGCCAGCAGCCCCTAATAGCTCTGCACCTCAGCCCCTCACATATCACCATACCTGCCCCACTAATGGCCATCAGGATAGGGAGGACCAACCTACAAGCCCCAGACACTCAGACTTAAGAGCAGATTAACATTCAGAGGGAAATCTCTCCCCTTTTTCCTCCAAATCAAGGGAAATTCAAATGTCCTTGGCTTAACTCCCaggcctcctccagcctcccaaTGGCCACAGATGATGTGAACAGATGGGAGGAGCGCACACTTAGGCCCCTCCACCCTCCTGTCTATGGAGGGCAACTTCAATCAGGAACTCAGACCAACACAGCAGAGCTGCTTTGGGCCTACATACAATTTGCTCAGAAACtgatacattcagaaaaatgagaaaaaagaccCTTTCCATCCTACTACCCTCCCTGCTTCACAAGCCCTCTGAACCAGACCTGGGCCTCCACTGCCCCAAGGAAAGAGAAGCCCTTGggataaaagcaaaaagaaacaaaatcagctACATCTTGGTTTTTGAGTGATCAAGAGTACGAGCCCTGATAACCAAAGGGTGTTTGAGGGATTTTCTGAAGTCATTTCCACAACACCCACCCAGGTGGGGTGATACCATCCACAGCAAGCCTGGGTCTGGCCGCCCTGCAGCAGGGTTTTCCCACCCTCCCTCTTAGGGAAGGCTACCCCGCCCTGCCCCCCACGCCAGCCTCTGCTGTCTCACCATCTTGTCCTGTTGGTGTCCCGTCTGCTAGCTGTCCTGTCCCTTGGGAGTGGAGGAAGGCTCCGATTTTGGCAGACCACGCTGCCTTATGAAGGACTTTGGCTTTCTTGGTGGGTGGTTTTCCCTGGAGGGGACAGAAGATGAGTGTCCTGTTCTTGGTCCAGTTACTTCACCTCTTCAGGGCTTCAGTTTCTTTTGTAAAACTGCAGGATGGGCAATAGCTCTTGGCTCAGAGGGTGGGTACAGGGAAGGTTTGGGGTCACAGGAgctgcagggcagggagggaCATGTGTTCTGCTTCCTCTAGGAACCTCTCCCTCAGCTTCAACTCTCATCTCCCCCCTCCTGGGCTCCTCAGGGCCTGCAGGAGAATGGCTACAGAGGGACAAGAAACTCTCTGAAACGGGAGgcaacattttacatttatgtgattCTGGAAAGATAGTCTGGAAAGATAGTCTTCAGCCTTCATCAGGTGCTCGAAGAGCACAGACCTTAAAGACTGATGTGATCTGTACCTTGtgccataatatatatatatatatatatatataatttttttttcctttttgtggttctggagatagaacccagagcctcgtatgtgtaggcaagtgctctgccactgagtcacatcaccagccctgtATCTTGTAACTTCAAGGAGAAAGGGCAGGAAGAGATGAGTGAAGCAGAAATGTGGGTTTGTGTATTTGCTTACtgcagtactggagactgaacccagggcctcacacatcctaggcattctaccactgagttgtattcccaaccctttatttatttatttgtaggtgaacacaacaacctttattttttaattttttggtaggtactggggattgaactcagaggcactcaaccactgatccagccctattttgaattttatttagagacagggtctcactgagttgcttagtgcctcatagttgctatggctggcttttttttttttttaattattattatttttttagttgttgatggacctttattttatttatttatatgtggtgctgagaatcaaacccagtgcctcaaacgtgttaggcaagtgctctaccactgtgctacaatcccagccccactgaggctggctttgatcctcctgcctcaggctcctaaattgctgggattttaggcatacaccaccacacctggcccaaccctttatttttaaaagcacatctgtaatctcagcaacctgggagtttgagataggaggatcaccaaatttgaagtcagcctcagcaaatttacgaagatcctgtctcaaaataacaaagagaaaaaaattgagagagggtcttgctaaattatctaggctgaccttgaacttgtggttctcccCTGTCTCATcttcctaagtagctgagattataggtgttgCCTCAGTACCTGACAGAAAAGTGGATTTagaggctggggctatagcttagtggcactgtttgcctagcatgtgtgaggcactggtttcgatccttagtaccacataaaaataaaaacaaataaaataatctacagctacaaaaagaaaaaagaaagaaatgtgggcTTAAATCCCAGCAGACCTTCAGTCAAATACTTCtacaatgtattaaaaatatttttagctgtagatggacataatacctttatttcgtttatttattcttatgtggtgctgaggattgaatccaatgcctaacacatgctaggcaagcactctaccactgagccacaaacccagccctaaaaTTTTTAGTGATATCTCTTTAAGATATTAaaactctgggctggggatgtggctcaagcggtagcccgctcgcctggcatgcgtgcgacctgggttcgatcctcagcaccacataccaacaaagatgttgtgtctgccgagaactaaaaaataaatattaaaaattctctctctctctctctctcctctctcactctctcttaaaaaaaaaaaaagata
This window encodes:
- the L3mbtl2 gene encoding lethal(3)malignant brain tumor-like protein 2 isoform X2, coding for MEEEEEDDDLELFGGYDSFRSYNSSVGSESSSYLEESSEAENEDREAGELPTSPLHLLSPGTPRSLDGSGSEPAVCEMCGIVGTREAFFSKTKRFCSVSCSRSYSSNSKKASILARLQGKPPTKKAKVLHKAAWSAKIGAFLHSQGTGQLADGTPTGQDALVLGFDWGKFLKDHSYKAAPVSCFKHVPLYDQWEDVMKGMKVEVLNSDAVLPSRVYWIASVIQAAGYRVLLRYEGFENDASHDFWCNLGTVDVHPIGWCAINSKILVPPRTIHAKFTDWKGYLMKRLVGSRTLPVDFHIKMVESMKYPFRQGMRLEVVDKSQVSRTRMAVVDTVIGGRLRLLYEDGDSDDDFWCHMWSPLIHPVGWSRRVGHSIKMSERRSDMAHHPTFRKIYCDAVPYLFKKVRAVYTEGGWFEEGMKLEAIDPLNLGNICVATICKVLLDGYLMICVDGGPSTDGSDWFCYHASSHAIFPATFCQKNDIELTPPKGYETQTFNWDTYLEKTKSRAAPSRLFNMDCPNHGFKVGMKLEAVDLMEPRLICVATVKRVVHRLLSIHFDGWDNEYDQWVDCESPDIYPVGWCELTGYQLQPPVAAEPATPLKAKEATKKKKKQFGKKRKRIPPTKTRPLRQGSKKPLLEDDLQAAGKVPSEPIPDEIIAVCVKEEHLDMASPDKAPSPELPVPLENIKQETDD
- the L3mbtl2 gene encoding lethal(3)malignant brain tumor-like protein 2 isoform X1 — protein: MEKPRSIEETPSSEPMEEEEEDDDLELFGGYDSFRSYNSSVGSESSSYLEESSEAENEDREAGELPTSPLHLLSPGTPRSLDGSGSEPAVCEMCGIVGTREAFFSKTKRFCSVSCSRSYSSNSKKASILARLQGKPPTKKAKVLHKAAWSAKIGAFLHSQGTGQLADGTPTGQDALVLGFDWGKFLKDHSYKAAPVSCFKHVPLYDQWEDVMKGMKVEVLNSDAVLPSRVYWIASVIQAAGYRVLLRYEGFENDASHDFWCNLGTVDVHPIGWCAINSKILVPPRTIHAKFTDWKGYLMKRLVGSRTLPVDFHIKMVESMKYPFRQGMRLEVVDKSQVSRTRMAVVDTVIGGRLRLLYEDGDSDDDFWCHMWSPLIHPVGWSRRVGHSIKMSERRSDMAHHPTFRKIYCDAVPYLFKKVRAVYTEGGWFEEGMKLEAIDPLNLGNICVATICKVLLDGYLMICVDGGPSTDGSDWFCYHASSHAIFPATFCQKNDIELTPPKGYETQTFNWDTYLEKTKSRAAPSRLFNMDCPNHGFKVGMKLEAVDLMEPRLICVATVKRVVHRLLSIHFDGWDNEYDQWVDCESPDIYPVGWCELTGYQLQPPVAAEPATPLKAKEATKKKKKQFGKKRKRIPPTKTRPLRQGSKKPLLEDDLQAAGKVPSEPIPDEIIAVCVKEEHLDMASPDKAPSPELPVPLENIKQETDD